CCCTCGCGATCCTCGCTGCACTCGCGTTACGGCGGCTCCCCGCGCTCCTCCGCGAGCCGCGCGCTCACGGCCGGTTGCTCGCGCGTGCGGCGCTCGGCATCGCCGCGGGATCGTACCTCGGATGGAGCGATCCGTTCGGCATCCGGTCATACGAGATTGCGGAGCTCACGGTGAACCGGGCGATTCTCGAGCGGGCGGCGGGCGAAGTCGAACCGGCGGTCCGCGACTTGCGACGTGCACTCGCCCTCAACCCCAACGACACTGTCGCTTGGCTCCACCTCGGCCTGGCGGAAGAGCAGCGAGGTGAGGACCTCGCGGCGCTCGGCGCATACCTGGACGGCCTGGCGCGAGTGCCGGCGGAGCGCCCGACGGTCGCATACATGGACGCGCTGTCGGAGGCACCCGCGGATCGGGCGCTCCAGGCCGCCGCGGCGCGGTTCCTCCGTCGACGTGGCAGCGACGCTCGGCTGCTGCCCGCGTTCGTCGAGGCGTCCGACGAAGGTCGTCGAGCCCTGCGCGCCGATATGTTACGCAGCATCGCGCGATATTAGGCTCTCACCGGACGGCTCGCGCGGCCTCCGGTTTCCTCGTCTCTCGGCCTACCTCCTCGACTCAGCCTTCGCCGCGCGGAAGCCTCCGCGTCGCGACCCGGCTCCGGCACAGCGGCGGTGCGGCGGCGCGGAGCGTGAAGCGAACGGCGCCGCCTCCTCCCGGTGTCTCTTCGATGCCGATCGCGATCGTTCCCGCCGTGCTCCTCCACGATGCGTTTGCAGTTCGCGAGCCCGACGCCGGTGCCGGGGTAGTCCTCGGGGCCGGTGAAGGCGCTGGAAGATACGTGATACGATGTAGACCTTCAGCTCCTTGTTGGCGCGCGCGAGCTCAGCCCGAGGCGAGGCTGCGCTCGAGACCCTCCTCCCCATCGGTGACGGCCTCGACCGTGAAGCCCTCCGACTCGAGAATCAGGCAGAGCCGGGCGGCCTGCGTCGAGCTGTCCTCGACGACGAGAACCCGGGTCATGACGGTTCCTCGACGAAGAGTCCCATCAGGCGCGCAGGGAACTCCTCGAGTGCCACGCCCTGGTCGTGAGCCCGGCGGCAAGCGCCGCCCCCCCATGCCGAAGACCACCGAGCTCGCCTCATCCGTCGTGACGGAAAATCGGCGGGCGGGTGGACGCGATTTGGGCGGATCCCCCTTTGTGTGTCTTATCTTCCGTCAACTGGCCTCAAGCGGCTCGCCCTGAGCGTAGTCGCTAACACCTACGCCCGGTTCGTGACAGGCTTCCTGTCCGTGACTGAACAAGCGGCTTCCAGTGCTTCCGGCGCGAGGTACTGCCTTTCTGATCGAGGTCAAATACCGAGCCCACCGACACGGCTTCCGGCTCCGGGAGGTGCCGTCATATTCGTCGAGCGCCGTGCGGGGCTCTCGCAGAACGGCCTCCGCGGCATCTTGGCTGCGATGTGGGCCGTGTGGGCGCTTCGAATCGCCAGTGAGAATCAAATATCTCACGCGCCAGGATGGAGGTACGACCCCGTGAGTCCGAAAGGCTAGGCGGCGGAAGTCTCTACCGCGCGCAGGCCCCCCCGAATCTCGTGACGACGATGCCGAGCGCAAGACCATCCTTGGCGCCGACGATCGCGTACGCGTTCGGGGTCACGGCTCCCACACGGGAGTATATGACCGCCTGGCCCTGCGCTGCGCGCGCGACGATGCGGGCAAAAGGCAGGAGCGGTGCTCCGGCGCCGGACGTCCCCTGCACGGCCAGCTTCGCGAACGCAGCAATGGAGCATCGAGGCGGTTCGCCGCATCTAACCCGGGCGACGAGGT
This Deltaproteobacteria bacterium DNA region includes the following protein-coding sequences:
- a CDS encoding response regulator, translating into MTRVLVVEDSSTQAARLCLILESEGFTVEAVTDGEEGLERSLASG